In the Leptotrichia sp. oral taxon 847 genome, one interval contains:
- the cobA gene encoding uroporphyrinogen-III C-methyltransferase: protein MENNKVFIAGAGCGDEELITLKLKKIIEKADCIIYDRLVNTNILKYKKNDAELIYMGKENFEGGELQKKINEKIVEKGTQNSESKPRIVLRLKGGDPFVFGRGGEEIEAILENNKKNNIKIDFEVIPGITSAIAVPEYAGIPVTHRGINTSFHIFTGHTREDGKEHDFSKIAKLKGTLIFLMGLSNLEKITQSLIKYGKTEDTPVAVIKDGTTSKQKTFIGNLKNICEIVRKNNVKSPVIIVIGEVVKLREKMKWFENKKLFGKNILITRNKNKQKNILQKINEFGGNALLLPFIDIEYLDFDLPDLKNFDAILFNSANSVIGFMKKIKDMRILANVKIGVVGEKTAEEIKKYKIIPDFYPKKYTVEKLAYESTKFTSKNDKILFVVSNISPVNTKKYGDLYERKFEKVVVYNTNGVKHEEEIVENYVKKSDILMFLSSSTFKNFWQNLKNKNLLNEKIIASIGPVTTKTIQNLGCNVQIEAKRYTEDGLFEEILKYKK, encoded by the coding sequence ATGGAAAATAATAAAGTTTTTATAGCTGGAGCTGGTTGTGGCGACGAAGAATTGATTACGCTAAAACTAAAGAAAATTATTGAAAAAGCCGACTGCATAATTTATGACAGACTTGTCAATACAAATATTTTAAAATATAAAAAAAATGATGCCGAACTCATTTATATGGGAAAAGAAAATTTTGAAGGTGGCGAGTTGCAAAAAAAGATAAATGAAAAAATTGTCGAAAAAGGGACTCAAAATTCTGAAAGTAAACCTAGAATTGTGCTTCGTCTAAAAGGTGGCGATCCATTTGTTTTCGGTCGTGGTGGAGAAGAAATTGAAGCGATTTTGGAAAATAACAAAAAAAATAATATTAAAATAGATTTTGAAGTGATTCCAGGAATTACTTCTGCAATCGCTGTGCCAGAATACGCTGGAATTCCAGTTACTCACCGAGGAATTAATACTTCTTTTCACATTTTTACAGGACACACAAGAGAAGATGGGAAAGAGCATGATTTTTCAAAAATTGCAAAATTAAAAGGAACGCTAATTTTTTTGATGGGTCTTTCAAACTTGGAAAAAATTACTCAAAGTCTTATAAAATACGGAAAAACCGAAGACACTCCAGTTGCCGTGATAAAAGATGGGACGACTTCTAAACAAAAGACATTTATTGGAAATTTAAAAAATATTTGTGAAATTGTACGAAAAAATAATGTTAAATCTCCTGTAATTATTGTGATTGGGGAAGTTGTAAAACTGCGAGAAAAAATGAAATGGTTTGAAAATAAAAAATTGTTTGGAAAAAATATTTTAATTACAAGAAACAAAAATAAACAAAAAAATATTTTGCAAAAAATAAACGAATTTGGCGGAAATGCACTTTTACTACCATTTATTGATATTGAATATTTAGATTTTGACTTGCCAGATCTAAAAAATTTTGACGCCATTTTATTTAACAGCGCAAATTCTGTAATTGGATTTATGAAAAAAATAAAAGATATGAGAATTTTGGCGAATGTAAAAATTGGTGTTGTCGGTGAAAAAACTGCCGAAGAAATAAAAAAATATAAAATTATTCCAGATTTTTATCCGAAAAAGTACACAGTCGAAAAATTGGCCTATGAAAGTACAAAATTTACATCTAAAAACGACAAAATTTTATTTGTAGTTTCAAATATTTCGCCAGTTAATACCAAAAAATATGGTGATTTATACGAAAGAAAATTTGAAAAAGTCGTAGTCTACAATACAAATGGCGTGAAACATGAAGAAGAAATTGTGGAAAACTATGTCAAAAAAAGTGATATTTTGATGTTTTTAAGTTCTTCAACATTTAAAAATTTTTGGCAAAATTTAAAAAATAAAAATTTATTAAATGAAAAAATTATCGCTTCAATCGGTCCCGTCACAACTAAAACTATTCAAAATTTAGGTTGTAATGTTCAAATTGAAGCAAAAAGATACACGGAAGACGGACTTTTTGAAGAAATATTAAAATATAAAAAATAA
- the acpS gene encoding holo-ACP synthase, translated as MEIYGIGTDIIEISRIKNAINNIALFKSKVYTKKEIEYIEKKRNPYASYAGRFAAKEAVSKAFGTGVYGFSLRDIEILNDELGKPYVTLYGKIKELAKNLKIQISISHSREYAVSTVIIYK; from the coding sequence ATGGAAATTTATGGAATTGGAACCGATATTATCGAAATATCGAGAATAAAAAATGCAATAAATAACATAGCTTTATTCAAAAGTAAAGTTTACACAAAAAAAGAAATTGAATATATCGAAAAAAAAAGAAATCCATACGCAAGTTATGCGGGACGTTTTGCAGCAAAAGAAGCGGTTTCTAAAGCATTTGGAACAGGGGTGTACGGTTTTTCCCTAAGAGATATTGAAATTTTAAATGACGAATTGGGAAAACCCTATGTTACACTTTACGGAAAAATAAAGGAACTTGCAAAAAATCTCAAAATTCAGATAAGTATTTCGCATAGCAGAGAATATGCGGTTTCAACGGTAATCATTTACAAATGA
- the hemA gene encoding glutamyl-tRNA reductase, which yields MQNSIFCQNFFVISFSYKKMSIEERENFVKSKYKTIVENFFEKGDFLGYVIVETCLRIEIYFETKQNFEMNNLISQFDFQNMSFFRNEEALIHLFDVICGLDSIIKGEDQVLAQIKKAFFKCLENKKTSKLLNIIFNSAIETGKKFRNKSKINEKNMSLDSISVKFIKEKVKNIEDKTIFIIGVGDLTQSILTLFHKMGHKNLIVTNRSEKKSKELKKVYDNIRTAKFSQKYEFIKKSDVIISATSAPHLIVEYSGIKDILRDEKERFFLDLAVPRDIDKKIAAFKNVFLYNLDDIWDLYNQNVEKREQIVENFFYIIEEQLEKLKIKLEKQKKYSKI from the coding sequence ATGCAAAATAGTATTTTTTGCCAAAATTTTTTTGTAATTAGCTTTAGCTATAAAAAAATGTCGATTGAAGAAAGAGAAAATTTTGTAAAAAGTAAATATAAAACTATAGTTGAAAATTTTTTTGAAAAAGGGGATTTTTTGGGATATGTGATTGTGGAAACCTGCCTTAGAATTGAAATATATTTTGAAACAAAACAAAATTTTGAGATGAATAATCTTATAAGTCAGTTTGATTTTCAGAATATGAGTTTTTTTAGAAATGAAGAGGCACTAATTCATTTATTTGATGTAATTTGTGGATTGGATTCAATTATTAAAGGTGAAGATCAAGTTTTGGCACAAATAAAAAAAGCGTTTTTCAAATGTCTAGAAAATAAAAAAACTTCTAAACTACTAAATATAATTTTTAACAGTGCGATTGAAACGGGGAAAAAATTTCGTAACAAAAGTAAAATTAATGAAAAAAATATGTCGCTTGATTCAATTTCAGTGAAATTTATAAAAGAAAAAGTGAAAAATATTGAAGACAAAACTATTTTTATAATTGGAGTTGGAGATTTAACTCAGTCAATTCTCACTTTATTTCATAAAATGGGACATAAAAATTTGATTGTTACGAACAGAAGCGAGAAAAAATCGAAAGAATTAAAAAAAGTTTATGACAATATAAGAACCGCTAAATTTAGCCAAAAATATGAATTTATAAAAAAAAGTGATGTGATAATTAGCGCAACTTCTGCGCCACATTTAATTGTGGAATATAGCGGAATAAAAGATATTTTGCGTGATGAAAAAGAGCGCTTCTTCTTGGATTTAGCGGTTCCTAGAGATATTGACAAAAAAATTGCAGCTTTTAAAAATGTTTTTTTATATAATTTAGATGACATTTGGGATCTTTATAATCAAAATGTGGAAAAGCGGGAACAAATTGTGGAAAACTTTTTTTATATAATCGAAGAACAACTTGAAAAATTAAAAATAAAATTGGAAAAACAGAAAAAATATTCAAAAATTTAA